The nucleotide sequence TCGACTTCAGCGGTACCGGTCCCGGCTTGGCTGTCTACCTCACCGTTGACGAACAATAGCGGCGTTTTGATTTCGGCGGCGCTAGTGAAAGGCAGCAAGGCTTTGTAGGTGTCGGGTGCTGGCTGGCTGCTGATTTCTTCGCCTTGCGAATCGAACGGCGCTAGAGCCTGGTCGTAGCGGTCGGTGCGCATGATGCCTGCCCGGAACAGGTTGGAGTGCGCGAGTACGTTGGCCGCGATGCCTGCTCCGTAAGAATGACCCACAATAGCTACACGGGCAGTGTCCACGGCCCCGAGGCGCTGACCTTCCTTGATGGCTGCTTTGGCAGAGGCAACCAGTTGAGCGGTATACGCTTCGGTCGGCTCCTGCACGCCATCCGCCAACATGGGCATGCTAGCTCCCTGCAGGACGGCATAGCCCTGCGTCGTCCAGAACACAGGCGAGCCCCAACCCATCCGAACAAACTTATAAGGCGAGTTCTTCACTGGGCCAGCCTCTTTCTTGGCTTTGGCAACAACGGGGTTAACGTCTAGTAAGGTGGGGAGCGGGCCGTCTTCTTTCTTGTACGTGGCAGGCAAATACAACGTAGCCGTTAGCTCCACGCTGTCGGTGCGCTTGTAGGTAAGTACCTGCTTCTTGAGGTTGCTCAGGCTAGCGTAGGGGTTGGTGAAAGTGGTAAGCGGCGTAAGCCGGCCGGAGCGTGCTTCGCGCAAGAAATAGTTAGGAACTTCCGTCACCGATTCCCGACGCGTAATCAACTGGCGTCGGCTGGGGTCGAAGATGGCCACGGGCACCTCGTAGAACGGCGCCTCGGAGCGCCACCAGCGCACACTCTTTTTGGTCCGCACGTTGAGCTCGTCCACAAAAGGACGGTCGCCGTGTGGCGAAGCTCCTTTGCCAAACATATACACAATGTCGCCCTTGGCATCCGTTACCAGGACTGGGCGGCCTTGCTCGTTGTGCTTAACATAAGGCGTACCGGGGTCAGCGTACGTGTCCTCGGTTAGGCGGTCGAACAGCACGGCCAGGGAAGTCTTGGTGGCCAAATCCAGCGTCCACATCGTCTGCCGACGGTCAGACGAGCGGTGCCCCTGCACAATAGCCAGGTTGTCGGTGCCCCAGTAGATGTTGGCAAAGCGTAGCGGCAGGGAAGCCAATTCCAGGGGTTTGCCGTCGAAAGGAGACGCCAAGCCAAATATTTTGTCTCGGATGGGAGAGGCAGTTTTGGGGTTACCGCCATCCTGCGCCTCCACCCAGTACACGGTAGCGGGGGCATCTTCGCGCCAATTGTGGCTGCGCTGACCACTGGTCACCACATCAGGGGTGGCTGGCAGGCTCGTGATAAGCGGAATTTCCGCCAGCTCTTTCACCACCAAGCCTTCCATGTTCAGAATTTCCACCCGCACCGGAAAGCTGCTAACGGGCAGCGTAGTGGAGAAGGGGCGGTGCCGCGTCTTGATCAGGGCAAACTGCCCGTTTGGTGAAGGCGACGCCTGCTGGATAATACCAGGTGAACCCATCGGCTGCATGCGGCCGTCGATGCTTAGCTTCACCACCTGCGCCAAGGCGTAGTAGTTGAAAAGAAGCTCATCAGCGGGCGTTTTGAGCAGGCCTTGCGGCGTGCTAGCAGCTGGCGCGGCGCTGCCAGCTGGCGGGACAGGCGGTTCGCCCCGGCCCCCCACAATAGCGCGTACCAGTAGCGTTTTGCTGTCCGAAACCCACTCGTAGGAAGAGCCGAATATGCCGTTCAAAAACAAGTTGGGCGCTAGTCTGGCAGAAGCCGATTCCACATCGACAATCCACAACTCGATGTGGTTGTTTTTGGTGTGGGTGAAAGCAATTTTGGTGTTGTCTGGCGACCAGGTGACTTCGCTGATGCGCGGCTTAGCAGGCAAGCCTTGCACCAGCAATTCTTTGCCGTTGGGCAGGTGCTTCAGACGAAGAGCAGTGGCGTAGCTTACCCGGCTCGGGCCGTTGGTGCGCGGGTTGATGCGCAAGCCCGCCAAGCGTAATTCTGGCTGCTGCATATCGGCAGCGGTGGGCAATTCTTGCACATCCATCACCAGCCGCCAAGCCCCATCATGCGAAATGCTGACCTGTGGCACTGGCGAAATTTCGGCCAGCGTGGCAATGGCTTTGGGGAGGCTCTGGGTTGGCAAGTCCTGCGCCTGACTCGCAACACTTAACAAACTCAGCGCAAGCAAGAGAAAACGTTGGTTCATAAAAACAAGTAAGTCGGATAATTCCGTGGCAAAAGTCGGAATAAAATTCCGTGATTTCACTTTTTGCACTTTATTACTTGCTGGTTTATAGTGTGATACACTAGGTATCTGTACTATTCAACGATTAAATTGTTGTTGCCTCAGGTTGAACTTTTCTATCTTTTCATTGTGCGGCACGGGCAATGTTTTGGCAGATAGTTGTTTACCTGCCTGATAGCTACCGCAGTGGCCACCCAACTCCCTCTTTCAGCACAAGAAACACGCTGTCGGGAAGCTGCTTTTCGCGCAGCGCCTGCCGCAAATCTGCTACCGGTTCTGTCAAACCATCATCAGCCAACTGAAACGTGCCGAAGTGAGTGGCAATGCTACGCGGGGTACCTAGGTCGAGGTGGGCTTGCACTGCCTCGGCGGGCGCCGTATGGATAGGTTGCATAAACCAAACGGGCTGATACGCCCCAATTGGCAGAATAGCCAACCGGATGGGACCTTCACGGCGCCCGATTTCACTGAAATGCGGCCCGTAGCCGGTGTCGCCGGCGTAGTAAAGCGGGCCGGCGGTGGTGCGGAGCACAAAGCCGGTCCAGAGGGTTGCGTCCCGGTCGCGGAGGCCGCGGCCCGAGAAGTGCTGCGCTGGTACGCTTACTAGCTGCACCTTCGCGCTGAGCGGTTGCCGCTGCCACCAATCTAGGTCAGTGGCATTGGCAACGTGTTCTTCTTCCAAAAAGGCACGCACGCCTAAGCCAGCGAAGATGCGCGGCTGGTCGCGGGCAGCTAGGCGGCGCAACGTATTCAGGTCGAGGTGGTCGTAGTGATTGTGGCTGATGAGAATGGCGTCGATTTTAGGCAAGTCCTCGAACCGTATGCCCGGTGGCCGCAGCCGTTTCGGCCCAATCCACTGGAACGGGCTGGTCCGCTCGCTCCAAATCGGGTCGGTCAGCACATTCAGGCTATCGAACTGAAGCAAAAACGTGCCGTGATTGATAAACGTAACGCGTAACTCGCCTAGTCCCACCCGAGCTGGCGGTTTTGGGCCGTACGGCAAATTGGGTTGCTCGGGAAAGTCGCCTTTGTTGCGGTGCAGCTGCCACCTGAGCATGGGGCCGAGGCCTTCCTGGGCATGCACGCCACCGGCATTCTTGAACTGCTTGCCATCGAAATGCGCACTGACCGGGCCTTGGTAGCGCGGCGCCGAAATAGAACAGCCAATCAGGAAGGCCCCACCGGCCAGCAGCACCAGCAGCGCCAAAATTCCTAGTAACACGCGGCGCTTGGTCATGCTGGGGGCGAAAAGCAGAAGTGAGGATATAGCACAAAGCTCCGGCTTCGCGCATCGTCGGACGACAGCCGTGATACGGCGTGGCAGTCAGCAACGATGCGCGAAGCCGGAGCTTCGTGCCATCAGTAGGTATCGGGCTAGTGGTTTATGGGCGCTTCAATTACAATAAACTTGCTTTCGGCGGTGCATTCTATGCTTACCTCGGCGGTTTCCCACAGCCCAATACTTTCGCGGTAAACAAGAGGCTGCCCGTTCACGGTCAGCTCACCTTCCATCAGGAAGATGAACACGCCTTTGTTGAGCGGATTCAGGCTGTACGATACCGTTTGGCCGGCATCGAAGTAGCCAAGCGAGAGTTTGGCGTTCTGGTTGATCCAGCAATGGGCGGTGCCTTCCTCGTTGCTGACCACGGTGGTGAGTTGGTTGCGGCGCTTTTCGGCGGGGAAGTGGCGGCGCTGGTAGCGGGGCGTCACGTTTTGCAGCTTGGGCTCAATCCAGATTTGCAGGAAGTTCACCTCGTCGTCGCCGATGTTGTGTTCCTCGTGGCGCAGGCCGGTGCCGGCGCTCATAATCTGCACCCAGTCGGTGGATACTTCCTCTTTGAAACCCAACGAATCGATGTGGTTCATGCGACCTGCCAGCATCACCGAAATGATTTCCATGTTGGCGTGCGCATGCAGACCGAAGCCGTTGCCAGGCTGCACAAAGTCGTCGTTGAAAACGCGCAGCAGCCCAAATCCGCTTCGTGCCGGATTGGCATAGGGGCCGAAGCTGAGCGAGAAATTGCTTTGCAGCCAGCCAATGTCTTTCAGGCCCCGCTCGGCGGGACGAATAATGGTGTGTGGCATATAGGTGTGCGAGTGAAATGGAAAGGAAGACAGCAGGTGTAGTCGCGAAGCCAAGACTTCGCGCTACTGGCTACTTAAGTTCGCCGTGAAAGGCAATGGCATCAACGGATTTGCGCTGGCGCGGCGCTTTTTCGCGGCTCAGAAACGGCTCTTCTAACTGCTCGGCTTCGCCGAGGTAGCCCAGCGCAATGAAGGCAACCGGCTGAAGCGTATCGGGCAGTTGAAACAGTTCTTTGGTCCGAGCCTGATCAAAGCCGCCCATAAAGTGAGTGTATAGGCCCAGGGCAGTGGCTTCCAACGACAGGTTGCCATTAGCCATGCCCAAGTCGTGGAGGGCAGCGCCGTTGGGGTTGCCATTATCGTAATGGGTTTTGGCCAGCGCCAGAATCAGGACGGGGGCATTTTTGGCCCAGGGTTGGTTGCCGGGCATCAGGCAATCCACCATTTTCTGAAACGCTTCCTGGTCGGCGTGGTGGGCGTAGATATAGCGCCACGGCTGCTCGTTCATGGCACTGGCAGCCCAGGAGGCTGCTTCAAATACTTGGTTTAGTGTGTCGGGCCCAACGGCGTAGCTGGCAAAAGAACGGGGGCTCCACCGCTTGCGGATGGTTTCGAGAACAGGATAGGTTGTGGTGGCGAGTTTCATAAAGTAGGTAGCTGAGTGATGCTCGAATGAAAGAAGAATCTCCTGGATATTGTTGAGGCGCAATCCTGATTGTTGTTTCAGGAGCACCGTAGTCTGGCTATAAGCTTACTAGTACGAGGTGGTTATACACTCATGGGTACGTCCATCAGCAACAAGCGCGTGTTGCTGTCGGCTTTGATGGTGAACGAGTCGGTGGCCCATACGCCGAAACCGTCGCGGCGGTGCAGCGCCTGGCCTGCCACCGTAGCGTCGCCTTCCAGCACGAATACGTACACGCCGTTGCCGGGGCGCTTCACCTGATAGTCGGCCGAAAAATCAGCATCGAAATCGGCCAGGTGAAACCACGCATCCTGATGAATCCAAACGCCGGCATCGTCGGGGTTCGGCGACAGTACTTGCTGAAACTGGTTGTGGCGGTCTTCAGCCCGGAACGTTTGCTGATCGTAGCGCGAAGGCACGTTGCGCTTGTTGGGGAACAGCCAGATCTGCAAGAACTGCACTTCATCGGTTTTGCTATGGTTTTTCTCGCTGTGCGCGATGCCCGTTCCGGCGCTCATCACCTGCACGTCGCCGCTCTGGATGATGCCGTGGTTGCCGGCACTATCCTTGTGTTCTAAGGTGCCGGAAAGCGGAATACTGATGATTTCCATGTTGTCGTGCGGGTGGGTCCCGAAACCCATGCCCCCGGCCACGGTATCGTCGTTGAGGACGCGCAAAGCGCCGAAGTGTACCCGCTGCGCGTTGTTGTACCCGGCAAAGCTGAATGTATGATACGAGTTAAGCCACCCGTGGCTGGCATGGCCGCGTGAGTCGGCGGTGTGGAGGAGCGTTTGCATGAGCTGGAAGTGAAAGTCTAAATGATTTCCCGTCAAAGATACGGAATATATGTACATACATCAATTGCTAGAGAAAGTTCATTTCACTTCTATATATCGTCTTGCAAATTGTATGGCTGGTAGCGCTGCTGTGCAACGTATGGGCGGGAGAGGGGTCTTAGGGGGCAGAAAAGCACCAGGGAAGCGACAACTGCTTCTTGGGTGGTTGCTCTGCACCGTGCCGATCCGGCGAGACGAGTCCGCATTGTGTAATTTCACCCATTCACTTCTCAACAGCTTAACGATTCCTACATGCTTAGAATGTGCACGCGGCAACTGGCCGCAGTGATAATGCTTTTCCAAGTGTTGCTGGTGGCGCAAGCACATGCGCAGTTCGGCCCCGGCACCCAATGGACTAAAGACGGGTACAGCTACATGAATGCCGACGGAGGCGAGATTGTGCAGCTTGATGCCCGCGACAACAGCAAGCGTACCGTGCTCGTGAGCAAGGCCCTGCTCACCCCCCAAGGCCAGTCGGCGCCGATTGAGGTGCGCCGGTTCGCGTTTTCCGAGGACGGCAGCAAAGTGCTCATCCACACCAACACCCAAAAAGTATGGCGCTACGATACCCGCGGCGACTATTGGGTGGCCGACTTGAAAGCCAACACGATGGAGCAACTCGGCAAAGGCCGGCTCGCGTCGTCGTTGATGTTTGCTAAGTTCTCGCCCGATGGCACGCGCGTGGCGTACGTAAGCGAGCATAATATCTACGTGGAGGACCTGGCTTCATCCACCATCAAGCCCCTAACCACCGATGGTACGGTGTCGATGATCAACGGCACATTCGATTGGGTGTACGAAGAGGAACTGGACTGCCGCGACGGTTTCCGCTGGTCGCCGAACGGGCAAAGCATTGCCTATTGGCAGCTGGATGCGGGTAAGACCAAAAACTACCTGATGCTCAACACCACGGATCAGCTCTACCCCTTCACGGTTCCGGTGGAGTACCCGGTGGTGGGCGAAGACCCAAGCCGCTGCCGGGTGGGCGTGGTGCCTGCGCAGGGTGGCGCTACCACCTGGATGAAGGTGCCCGGTGATGCCGTGCAGCACTACATCCCCCGCATGGAGTGGGCCGCTAATTCCACTGAGCTTATCATTCAGCAGCTTAACCGCCGCCAAAACGAAAGCAAGCTGATGCTCTGCACTGCCAGCTCTGGTGATGTAAAACCCATCTACTCGGAAACCGATAAGGCCTGGATTGATGCCAAAGCCGAGGCCGTAGGCTGGGACTGGATTGATGGCGGCAAGAGCTTTATCTGGGTAAGCGAGAAAGACGGTTGGCGCCACATCTACTCGATGAACCGCAACGGCCAGCCGAAGCTGCTCACCAAAGGCAACTACGACGTCATCAGCATGCAGCTGGTGGACGAAAAGAACGGCGTTATCTACTTCACCGCCTCGCCCGACAATGCCACCCAAACCTACCTCTACAAAGTGGCCCTGAAAGGCGGCAAGGCTGAGCGCGTAACCGCCAAAGAGCTGGCGGGTAGCCACAGCTATGATATTTCGCCAAACGGCAAGCTGGCGCTGCACAACTTCTCTAGCAGCTCCACGTTCCCGGTCGCCGATGTCGTGTCGTTGCCGGACCACAAACGCCTGAGCGGCGGCGAAATTCCGGAGCGGGC is from Hymenobacter tibetensis and encodes:
- a CDS encoding S9 family peptidase; translated protein: MLFQVLLVAQAHAQFGPGTQWTKDGYSYMNADGGEIVQLDARDNSKRTVLVSKALLTPQGQSAPIEVRRFAFSEDGSKVLIHTNTQKVWRYDTRGDYWVADLKANTMEQLGKGRLASSLMFAKFSPDGTRVAYVSEHNIYVEDLASSTIKPLTTDGTVSMINGTFDWVYEEELDCRDGFRWSPNGQSIAYWQLDAGKTKNYLMLNTTDQLYPFTVPVEYPVVGEDPSRCRVGVVPAQGGATTWMKVPGDAVQHYIPRMEWAANSTELIIQQLNRRQNESKLMLCTASSGDVKPIYSETDKAWIDAKAEAVGWDWIDGGKSFIWVSEKDGWRHIYSMNRNGQPKLLTKGNYDVISMQLVDEKNGVIYFTASPDNATQTYLYKVALKGGKAERVTAKELAGSHSYDISPNGKLALHNFSSSSTFPVADVVSLPDHKRLSGGEIPERAKSIKLPKVEFFQVKTVDGVTLDGWMVKPSNFDPAKKYPIVFYVYGEPASQTVTDRFGTGLNRLYAGSMADDGYIYASLENRGAPAPRGREFRKAIYHNIGLLNIRDQAMGAKEVLKNAFVDTSRVAVWGWSGGGSSTLNLMFQYPQIYKTGISIAAVDNQLNYDNIYQERYMGLLPEDRKYFVEGSPLSHAQNLRGNLLLVHGTGDDNVHYNNAEQMINELVKHNKTFQLMAYPNRSHSISEGEGTSRHLASTYTKFLKEHCPPGAR
- a CDS encoding pirin family protein — its product is MPHTIIRPAERGLKDIGWLQSNFSLSFGPYANPARSGFGLLRVFNDDFVQPGNGFGLHAHANMEIISVMLAGRMNHIDSLGFKEEVSTDWVQIMSAGTGLRHEEHNIGDDEVNFLQIWIEPKLQNVTPRYQRRHFPAEKRRNQLTTVVSNEEGTAHCWINQNAKLSLGYFDAGQTVSYSLNPLNKGVFIFLMEGELTVNGQPLVYRESIGLWETAEVSIECTAESKFIVIEAPINH
- a CDS encoding alpha/beta hydrolase family protein translates to MNQRFLLLALSLLSVASQAQDLPTQSLPKAIATLAEISPVPQVSISHDGAWRLVMDVQELPTAADMQQPELRLAGLRINPRTNGPSRVSYATALRLKHLPNGKELLVQGLPAKPRISEVTWSPDNTKIAFTHTKNNHIELWIVDVESASARLAPNLFLNGIFGSSYEWVSDSKTLLVRAIVGGRGEPPVPPAGSAAPAASTPQGLLKTPADELLFNYYALAQVVKLSIDGRMQPMGSPGIIQQASPSPNGQFALIKTRHRPFSTTLPVSSFPVRVEILNMEGLVVKELAEIPLITSLPATPDVVTSGQRSHNWREDAPATVYWVEAQDGGNPKTASPIRDKIFGLASPFDGKPLELASLPLRFANIYWGTDNLAIVQGHRSSDRRQTMWTLDLATKTSLAVLFDRLTEDTYADPGTPYVKHNEQGRPVLVTDAKGDIVYMFGKGASPHGDRPFVDELNVRTKKSVRWWRSEAPFYEVPVAIFDPSRRQLITRRESVTEVPNYFLREARSGRLTPLTTFTNPYASLSNLKKQVLTYKRTDSVELTATLYLPATYKKEDGPLPTLLDVNPVVAKAKKEAGPVKNSPYKFVRMGWGSPVFWTTQGYAVLQGASMPMLADGVQEPTEAYTAQLVASAKAAIKEGQRLGAVDTARVAIVGHSYGAGIAANVLAHSNLFRAGIMRTDRYDQALAPFDSQGEEISSQPAPDTYKALLPFTSAAEIKTPLLFVNGEVDSQAGTGTAEVERFYNVLKGQGSVVQYVAPLAGSNGYATREATMQALREMNTWLETHLTSTPTTSQASSSSTTDQSVAK
- a CDS encoding pirin family protein, whose product is MQTLLHTADSRGHASHGWLNSYHTFSFAGYNNAQRVHFGALRVLNDDTVAGGMGFGTHPHDNMEIISIPLSGTLEHKDSAGNHGIIQSGDVQVMSAGTGIAHSEKNHSKTDEVQFLQIWLFPNKRNVPSRYDQQTFRAEDRHNQFQQVLSPNPDDAGVWIHQDAWFHLADFDADFSADYQVKRPGNGVYVFVLEGDATVAGQALHRRDGFGVWATDSFTIKADSNTRLLLMDVPMSV
- a CDS encoding MBL fold metallo-hydrolase, translating into MTKRRVLLGILALLVLLAGGAFLIGCSISAPRYQGPVSAHFDGKQFKNAGGVHAQEGLGPMLRWQLHRNKGDFPEQPNLPYGPKPPARVGLGELRVTFINHGTFLLQFDSLNVLTDPIWSERTSPFQWIGPKRLRPPGIRFEDLPKIDAILISHNHYDHLDLNTLRRLAARDQPRIFAGLGVRAFLEEEHVANATDLDWWQRQPLSAKVQLVSVPAQHFSGRGLRDRDATLWTGFVLRTTAGPLYYAGDTGYGPHFSEIGRREGPIRLAILPIGAYQPVWFMQPIHTAPAEAVQAHLDLGTPRSIATHFGTFQLADDGLTEPVADLRQALREKQLPDSVFLVLKEGVGWPLR
- a CDS encoding nitroreductase family protein, coding for MKLATTTYPVLETIRKRWSPRSFASYAVGPDTLNQVFEAASWAASAMNEQPWRYIYAHHADQEAFQKMVDCLMPGNQPWAKNAPVLILALAKTHYDNGNPNGAALHDLGMANGNLSLEATALGLYTHFMGGFDQARTKELFQLPDTLQPVAFIALGYLGEAEQLEEPFLSREKAPRQRKSVDAIAFHGELK